The window TTAGAAATCTGAATATGACATTACATTTCTCAATAATTCACAAACAATATAttatatggtatatttatattaaatactgGGAAACCAATCCTGTAAATCTGATGCTTATAATGCTTTAGCCAATGAGAGCACGATGATATCAAGCTAAATGAATGCTGGTGTTATCACAACAGTGCTCATTTATGAAACAACTGTTAACAACTCGTGCTTTAACAGTGCTAAAGTACAGTCCAATTATCATCTATGAAGTGAAACAAAGGTCTCTAGCTTTTCTGGGATATGCCCTTTATAATATATCCTATGATTCACTATGACACGAGCAGCAAGACACTGCAGTGTGGTATGATTTATGGGCTGGATCAGATTTTTAGCGATTTCCTTCTCGTCCAACAAGTCACTAGCAGTTTGTTTGTGCAAGTTTGTGGCATCAAAATGTGCACCTGATTTAATGAGAAGGTTCATGAGATCGGGGTGGTTGTTGAGAGCAGCAACGTGCAGGGGGCTGTTGTCGTCGGAGTCCCTGACGTTCACGTCAGCGCCACACTCGATCAGAACCGCAGTGACTGGCAGAGATGGAAACTTGCAAACCGGGTACCGCCCGACACACGTGGTGTTCTTGTCCACAGCCAGGTGAAGGGGGCTGAAGTTATTCTTTCCCCTTGGATGCAGCTTAAGAAACCTGTATATAGTCTGCTTTTTGAAATGGTCTTGTTCTAGAGTACAAGGAACTTTTTCTAACAAGCAAATTAAGTGCAAAATGATGGAAAGAGCCTTATTTAACTGTAATGGGTCAGCTGGACACTGAGTTTGTTTGATAGCTCGCTCTATTTCAAGGACACTTTTGCACAGTATGCCCATAAGATCATCAAATGTAACAGTGGTGCCCAGCAGGCCTTTAGCCCTATCCTGTAACATAAAAGAGAACAGTTCTGCAAAAGATAATAAGCTGCTGGCGGTCATTGGGCTTAAAGGGTCCAAATTGTTCTGCTGCATATCCAAAGCATACTTCCATAGGTTGATGCATCGTTTGAAATTTCCAGAGTCTGCATAGACAGCACCTCTATATCTAATATAATAAGAGGTATCAGGATGAGAAGGACCAAGAATGCGTTCTCTAATTAATAGAGCCTGCATTCTCATCTCATCAGGATCAGCAATAAGGCCTTCCAGCTCTTCTGAACTGTTTACCTCCTTGGCATAATCATAAGCCATTATCAGTGTCTGAGGCACTGGTTTGCTAATTATATTAGTCCTATCACTGTATCTCATGTTCATTGCCTTTTTCCAGTATTTCAAAGCCCCAAGTAGATCTCTTTTTTTGTCTACAAACGTAGCTCCCAAAAGCTCTAAAGCATTGATCCGCTCAGTCTTGCTGGTCTGTGCATGGTGAGTCAGAAAATCCACAATATTTGTGTGACCGGTCACACTTGCTGAGAGAAGGGGAGTCATTCCATAACCATCCTTTTCCATCTTGGCACAATACATAAGAAGCATCTTCATGATGTCCAAACTTCCAGATTCTGCGCAATCATGCAATGCAGTATTACCttaaggagaggaaaaaggagaacaTATTTTGAGGGACCAGGATACAATGTAACACATGTACATACTTTAGAACCTAAAGAAAAGCAGGTAGCTTCAAGCCACCCTTAATGAGACATACTTTAATTTgatcacaaataagaaaaaaccCTCCCCAGCACCTAAAACTAGGGTTAAAGAATTACTTGttaaatttgttgaataaatgaaatagccaAACTAGGCAGGAAAAGATATCCAAAGTCACCAGATGAAATTCCAAAGTAATCCATGGCCTCTTggtatttttaataatgtcttcaAGTGCATATTCTATAACTAAAAACTGATGAAATGAAATTAACCAGCTATTCACAGTTTTGCTGACAGTCACTTAACTTTCTGGGTCAGCGTCTACATTTAGAAAGGAGAAATCTGGTCTACAATATCTAAGATTCTCCAATTTGATTCTAATAGTagtcagaaattattttttccaatatttctgATTGCCACGTAAATTTCCAACTGTTTTAGTCCAAAATCTTGGTAACAAATTACTTTCTTCAAAAAGCTCCCATAACAAAAACAAGTCTactgaaatctgaaaaatatgtgggtggttccatatgaaatttaaaaggagaCATATGAAGTCTGTTTTCATAATTGATTATTTCCCAttgtaatttaactttttaaacaatcTTTTTAGATGTACTAAATGTTCTAACACTGTCCTGTTCTTCCCACACATGGATTAAAACTGACAACAACTGACAACTGGTACATTAGTAAAAACCTGTGGAACATATTAAGACATTATAACCACCCAAGTATTTTAGCTACCATAGTTTAGTGATAAACATTTACTAATtaccaaaacaaaaattaccaTGCAGACTTTTGATCTTCACATACAGTGTtgacagaaaatttgaacagtgAGTCATTTTAGGCATGTGTGCAGCAGAGTTCACGTAGCTGGCTGAGACAGACCTGCTCACAGGACAGCCCTTAGCCAGCATCCGGGAACTTGGCAGGTAATCAGTTCCAAGATACAGAATTTTTCCTAAATGATAAGGGTAGCTCACTGTTTGTACAAACAATGCAGTTTATACTGAACACCTGATTTCCTTCTgggattttagaattttagatATGTGCTTGGGAAAGGGTGCTTACGTGACCAGCACCCAATAAAAATCTTGGGCCCTGAGTCTCTAATGGGTTTCCCTGGGCAGAAACACTGCACACGTGCATTATGTTGCTAGGGGAAGACAGTGCTCTGTGTGACCTCATGAGAAGGACAGCATACGAAAGCCTGCACATAGATTCCTCTAGATCCCCCGTGCCCTTCCCGGTAGGACCCAGCTGCGCGTCATTATCACATCACTGTAATAAATCGTAGCTATGAGTACAATTACATGCTGAGTCACCTCCAAACATGGGGGTGACCTTGGGACCCCTGACGCAGCATGTGTACTAGAAAGTAGTTTAAACCCGAATACTTCACATAACAAATCTATAActaaaattccaaaaatgtaaatattataatatattaggACTTTAATCTTTCCACAAGTTTATCCTGTTTAGTCTTCTCTGGCATCTAAAGGGACTAAATAATTATCTGGATATTGATTCTGACCAATGGAATGGTGTCTGATAGAATGTTTTAGCAATGTGTATGGTATCCAAGCTCTACGAGAGCCCAGAACTTCAGAATACTGATGTTCATTTGctcaaaataatttcaattaaacATGACTACTactaagtatatttaaaaatcttttttgaatTAAGAATCCctaatctcatttttctctgaaaaatagacaatataagagaaatataaagaGAAGGCTTAGATGGCATTCTTATCTAGTCACAGTAACAAAATCAAGGATAAAAATGGAGCAAAAgccagttttttttaattaactgaattACTGTATTGGAAaaacatagaatatatattttgaatacaccatattttaaaaacaatggtggtttaaaaaaagaataaggaagactTTCACATCTAGTAATGGCAGACGTAATACGATCACCCTCCCACACTAAGAActagaaaagctgaaaaatgtacatttaaaaatctgtttggcATTCTGTAAGCGCTAGCAAGGGGATTAACATCCacgagaagaaagaaaactagagaaataTAGTCCAGATTTTGGGGAAGCTTCCCCCAATGGCCTCTACCAATTCTGGAAGAGGCAGATGAAAATCTCAGCAGAGCTTCTGACAAAGGGAAGGGAACCACTAAGA is drawn from Rhinolophus ferrumequinum isolate MPI-CBG mRhiFer1 chromosome 7, mRhiFer1_v1.p, whole genome shotgun sequence and contains these coding sequences:
- the FEM1C gene encoding protein fem-1 homolog C encodes the protein MDLKTAVFNAARDGKLRLLTKLLASKSKEEISSLISEKTNGATPLLMAARYGHLDMVEFLLEQCSASIEVGGSVNFDGETIEGAPPLWAASAAGHLKVVQSLLNHGASVNNTTLTNSTPLRAACFDGHLEIVKYLVEHKADLEVSNRHGHTCLMISCYKGHKEIAQYLLEKGADVNRKSVKGNTALHDCAESGSLDIMKMLLMYCAKMEKDGYGMTPLLSASVTGHTNIVDFLTHHAQTSKTERINALELLGATFVDKKRDLLGALKYWKKAMNMRYSDRTNIISKPVPQTLIMAYDYAKEVNSSEELEGLIADPDEMRMQALLIRERILGPSHPDTSYYIRYRGAVYADSGNFKRCINLWKYALDMQQNNLDPLSPMTASSLLSFAELFSFMLQDRAKGLLGTTVTFDDLMGILCKSVLEIERAIKQTQCPADPLQLNKALSIILHLICLLEKVPCTLEQDHFKKQTIYRFLKLHPRGKNNFSPLHLAVDKNTTCVGRYPVCKFPSLPVTAVLIECGADVNVRDSDDNSPLHVAALNNHPDLMNLLIKSGAHFDATNLHKQTASDLLDEKEIAKNLIQPINHTTLQCLAARVIVNHRIYYKGHIPEKLETFVSLHR